CTAGGAAGTCAAACGgaccaaaagtttatcaaaggaccttagatgtacaattttaaggttaaaactttatttggctgtggggcccaccatattgaaaacttgtgtacgtgttacatgcttatgttttcttataatctttggactTAATCGATGCATTCTTTCGAGTCACCGttagtgatcacatgaggaccccatcttagatcagatttttttggggcatcccatgggCCCAGATTGAGTTcggacgtcccagcttggcccaaccatatattgggctgacttccaccattttgatggacctGTGAACTGAGATAAAGATTGTATTAGGCCCTTGGTTGctcacttaaattgctagttattgggctgatgtagttggGCCCATTTCATTCAAACTTAAACTTACATTTTTAGGCTATATATTGTAtacacgggctgcccaccaagtccaacttaatacATGGATTCTATGGCTATTGAGAATTGAGcattgggccttaattccccttttggagcccatgttgttaaaagcagtattatatctttttatggcctattatgaggaatatatgtatgtagttacctttatttttatcttaaacgTAGGCCTTGAGAtttctatccatatagttcatggttgatatgcattTTCGGAAAATGAcagttaaatgtccccattatggacccctctaggtccggttgtatttaagagtaaTTAGAAaatcatcttagactcttgctaagctcatttctatattatttAGACCCATAGCTTGTATACTTCgcctcgtgggctaccccaagtaaatgagcccccactagaagttggattCTTTAAGTATATTGTCTAAGTActtagtcttggttccttcttggataagaggaatgtaatatacattgtatatcgccatatagtgtgattaaatttatcctcatgacccatgtaccATTACGCCAAAATTGtagatttgcgacggaccaaatccgtcgtaaaaccaaataaacaacaAATTTCGTCCGACTGTTTACTGGGTATTTTTTTATTCCGACTGAGAAAATCCGTCATTTAATCTGCAACGGATCAGGTTCGTCGCAGATtaccgacggataagatccgtcgcaaaaaataaaaaatccaaatcaaaaaAACCACCTGAATTATTCGTCAGTAAAAATATGGCTAATATAACGAGTGACAGACCTCAAATCTATCGTCAGGTGGCAACTTGCTGagatattagcgacggatttggtccgtcgctaaaatatctgtaaattaaGAATATATtgctaaatttttatttattatttattattattatttttgaatcttacacctgatagtcattcaaaaaataattcacacgattgtttaataagaatcctattcacaaaattggtaacaactccATTCAATAAAGAGGAATTGGCCTAGGTGAAGCTTAAACCCAAAACTAGAAGTCTAAGCCATCCTATTCACGAATACAATTACATGTGTATGCACAGTGGGTTTCGCACAGGTACacatgaaataaaattaaaagatcAATAAAGAACAAAAATCATTTTAGTACCCCAACAAAACCATAGAGCTCACCTTTTTTAGCTTCTTATTCAAGGCTGAAATAGAGCACCTACAAGAAAAATAGAGGGTCCTATCACTTATTGGTTGGATCCCATGTCTTCCACCAATGACAAGGCTAAAACTATAATGGACTACCAATCCAAAACACCATCTGAGTCAACAATCAACTCACCCATTACCAGGAAAAAATGCTTGCGTTAGGTACAAGAGCCGATATAACCATGGATTTCTTTCTGCTGCAGGTAAAGACAACCAACACTGATCTGCTACAATAGAGAACTATTAATGTAATCTCTATTTCTAGAGGGGCAAGAATATGTGGAGTGAAACAATGGAACAACATGAAGCTGAAATTCAGGTAAATGCTAGGAGCAAACCTGGTTGGGCACCAAGTTCAATCACAAGTAACTTAGATGTAATCTGTCCTGCATTGGTAGTCTTTGATGCAAAGCAAATAAGAGTCGAAGGGTTTTCATTTCCAGCAACCTTTGTACAGCATACAATAAAGTAATTAGAGGATGGCAAgtcaaataacaaaaaaaaattaaatggcAACTAACCAGTATATAAGAAATGGCAAGGCCAAGTTGAGAGTTTTAGTGAGTGTTAGGTTGCTAGTTTCTATATTTCTCGGCTTCAGTAATTTCCTGGTTATTACAAAGAAAACATGTTTGGTTTACACTTTTTTGTTGGTTTTTACATTCCCCAGGAATTCCATTCCCCAGATTTTACTCAAAAACTTGCCCCAGCTTTTACCAGATGTTTGAAACCATATAAGAGTTGGAAAGCATGCAAATGCATCTCTGTGAACATGTACATCAACTTTCAAACTCGAATAGAAACTATGCATAAGATAATGACAcatcaggaaaaaaaatgatatcACCACATGGACCATCAATAAAATGAGACCCATTCAACCCATGAGTACATAGAACATGTAAACCACACTAGAAAAATGCATCTAAACAAATATCTAGCAGTTGTTTAGTTTCACCAAACAAAAGCACATCTGCCTAAAGGGTGCAGTGTATGAAAATGGATGCATTTGGAAGAGCATACCCGAAAACTGTCAAGACTGCACGGTTATTTGCCGAGTTGAACAGCCACCTTCAGCAATTTACTGATGGAAACCTTTATGCATCAGATACTACCAACTGCTGCGGCAATGAGTCCAAGCCATATACAGTAAGGACCCTCGATGCATCTTTTAAATCCAAGTTCCACCTTTTATTTACTCTCTGGTTCGCAAATTTGCACAAGCTTTTCAATTTGCAAGGTTGGCAAACCTGAATGCACGAGAAATGAAAGAATAGTCAAAAGACAGAAAGGGGAAAGTAAATAGAGACttcatttatttgtttgtttatttatttatctatgaACCAAGGGCCTATTTGGGTGCCACTCAAATAATAGACCTAGTTTCAATTCCTCCAGCGCAAAAGTTAACCAATTTTAGATTCGAGATAAGAACCAAGGGTCTATTTGGGTGCCACTCAAaatagttcatctcattttagtatgATCTCAAATCCATaattacaattaactaaaatgagataaattcatttttaagtggcacctaAACAAGCTTTAACATTTAAATTGAAGCGTAATCCATTCAGAACTTACCCTCTAAGATCTTGTCAAGTTCTCTTGACCCTGAAGTTATCTGAATGATTTCGAGCCTCTGTGCATGGAGTTGGCTAGCACTGGTAAAACCCATAGGAACCAGCTCTGAGGCTGCCGATAGATCAAGTAAATCAGCCcatatattttgttatttattgatAATGAGCAGTGTTGCTaaagaaatagaaaaggaaaTGAGTTTATATCAGTTTTATgtgaattttaaagtttttaaagtATGAAAAAGAGCATCATCATTAGCCCCATGCAGCTGGGCCAACATGCATAAGTTACCTGTCTTGTTTGTGCATGAGGCTATGGTTATGCAGCAACATCAACATCCCCAATAAATGGTCGAAGATTCTACATGAGGCGTTCGTCAAATGTAGatgctgaaaaggaaattatCATGTTCTGATGTCCCAATCAATGAATAATTACTTATCCTGCAGATATAAGCAAACCAGCCAACTGCCTAGATCCTGCAGGTTCAAATGTTGTTCCTTATTCGAGGGCCTTCCTGATAGCATCCAACCACCATTGTCCATCAGCACTCCCCTCAAGTCCTACCTGCAATCAGCAGAACAGTCAATATCTGTAACTAATTATGAGTACAGATTACAAGTGAGATAAAGTTATGTTGCTCCTCCAATGCTCCAATACGCATTGGGTAACACTTGTCATATTAGAAAATATTTTCAAGCTATGCCTAAAGTGAAATGaaattatgtaaaaaaaaaaaaaaagatcaaccaAAGATACAGCACCAAGAACTTCCTGATGTAGATGTTTCTCGGTTACAAACATTGTAGCAGAAAGCAAAGATTGGGTAATCCTGCAGTCATGGAAATGGTTGGCATAAGATATTTGCCAAGACATTAATTACTTTGCAAACTAAAATACATAATGTGCCAATGCTCAGCCAGAACCTTGAAACATCAGTTTCATTCAACTCATTGCCTCTTCTTGTAATGAACTCAATGACAGCCTGAATTGCACCTTCTGCTGACTGCTTCACTGTCATCACATATAGCAGCAGTGCATCCATGCATGGTGATTACAAGCTACACAAAATTGATAAGAGATATAGAGCTGCTTAAACTGAacttcatgtaaatcaacggaaacaaaaataaaataaaataagataaaatgaaataaatcctTACCTCATCTTTGGTTAGCAAAATGCAAACAGAAGAAACAACCCTGTTGAAGACCTCCGACTAATCAATAGAAGCATCCtacaaaagaaattttgaaagatATTTTCATGCATGATAATGTTTCTCTGCAACATTagcagaataagcttattctacaactagGCAGATTCCTTAGTGacatttgtagaataagcttattctacaatatgTGTCGAGTCCATGATCTGTGGAAGGttccactgtccatcatgtgtgcccccctcattttccttttggaggacaaaaatcaggctgacccaaaACTCGGGTATTGGACATGCAAAGAAACATAGAGTGCCCTACCACCTGATGCACATTGGGATAGAACTCAAGTGTCCTGCAATTTGATGCACATTGGGATAGAATTCGTCCATCCACCACAAAGCCAAAACACTCAAACATACCAATTCAtaatatttttctcaaaattatACTGCTTAATCGTTAAATATCATGCAGTTTCTTGATGATAAAGATTTTGAAACAAAAAAGACTTACCAAAAGAATGAAGAAATTCTGAT
This DNA window, taken from Magnolia sinica isolate HGM2019 chromosome 14, MsV1, whole genome shotgun sequence, encodes the following:
- the LOC131225659 gene encoding protein SHOOT GRAVITROPISM 6-like, which produces MDALLLYVMTVKQSAEGAIQAVIEFITRRGNELNETDVSRITQSLLSATMFVTEKHLHQEVLGLEGSADGQWWLDAIRKALE